In Deltaproteobacteria bacterium, the following are encoded in one genomic region:
- a CDS encoding (2Fe-2S)-binding protein, translating to MPLLYALRNDLQLNGPKFGCGLGQCGACTVIVDGNPVRSCQMPMSAVGNRNVTTIEALGNTKKMHKIQQAFVDEQAVQCGYCINGMVMTTKALLDKNPKPNDTQIKEALAGNLCRCGTHIRILRAVKRASGQAA from the coding sequence ATGCCGTTGCTCTATGCGCTGCGCAACGATTTGCAATTGAACGGTCCGAAATTCGGCTGCGGCCTCGGCCAGTGCGGCGCTTGCACCGTCATAGTCGACGGCAATCCGGTGCGCTCCTGCCAGATGCCCATGAGCGCCGTCGGCAACCGCAACGTCACAACGATTGAAGCCTTGGGCAACACCAAGAAGATGCACAAGATCCAGCAGGCGTTTGTCGACGAGCAAGCGGTGCAGTGCGGTTACTGCATCAACGGCATGGTGATGACGACCAAAGCCTTGCTCGACAAGAATCCGAAACCCAACGACACCCAGATCAAAGAAGCGCTGGCGGGAAACCTGTGCCGCTGCGGCACGCATATTCGCATCCTGCGCGCGGTCAAACGGGCGTCGGGCCAAGCGGCGT